A genome region from Buchnera aphidicola (Chaetogeoica yunlongensis) includes the following:
- the fusA gene encoding elongation factor G → MTRLTPIIQYRNIGISAHIDAGKTTTTERILFYTGINHKIGEVHDGAATMDWMEQEQERGITITSAATTTFWSGMSKQFLPHRINIIDTPGHVDFTIEVERSMRVLDGAVMVYCAVGGVQPQSETVWRQVNKYKVPRIAFVNKMDRMGANFFNVIEQMKFRLGIDPIPIQIPIGSEENFTGVVDLIKKKAIYWNDIDQGITFIYDNIPDDLKEISDLWNQKLIESSVENNDVLMEKYLVGDELSELDIKNSLRQRVLNNEIVLVTCGSAFKNKGVQALLDAIIEYLPSPIDVSSIKGITNNNDDSKLSTDCNIRFANDKEAFSALAFKIATDPFVGNLTFFRVYSGVVRSGDVIYNSAKNKKERFGRIVQMHANKREEIKEVRAGDIAAAIGLKSVTTGDTLCDPAKVIVLEKMDFPDPVISVAVEPKTKSDQEKMSVALNRLTKEDPSFKVGVDNESNQTIISGMGELHLEIIVDRMKREFGVIANVGKPQVSYRETIRRSIENIEGKYIKQSGGRGQYGHVVIDLFPLKPLSKSGYVFINDIKGGVIPGEYISAIDKGIREQLISGPLAGYPVVDIGVRLHFGSYHDVDSSEIAFKLAASLAFKDAFKKANPILLEPIMKVEIETPEEYMGDVIGDLNRRRGVIEGMKDLSLGKSICAQVPLSCMFGYATDVRSQTQGRASYSMEFLKYSEMSVNIAESIISSRENR, encoded by the coding sequence ATGACTCGTTTAACACCTATAATACAATACCGAAACATAGGTATTAGCGCTCATATTGATGCTGGTAAAACTACTACAACTGAACGAATTTTATTTTATACGGGTATTAATCATAAAATTGGAGAAGTGCATGATGGTGCAGCTACTATGGATTGGATGGAACAAGAACAAGAAAGAGGTATTACTATTACATCTGCAGCAACTACTACTTTTTGGTCGGGTATGTCTAAACAGTTTTTACCGCATAGAATTAATATAATTGACACTCCCGGTCATGTAGATTTTACTATAGAAGTAGAAAGATCTATGAGAGTTTTGGATGGTGCTGTCATGGTATATTGTGCTGTAGGGGGAGTGCAACCGCAATCAGAAACAGTATGGAGACAAGTAAATAAATATAAAGTTCCTAGAATAGCATTTGTAAATAAAATGGATCGTATGGGAGCTAATTTTTTTAATGTTATTGAGCAAATGAAGTTTCGTTTAGGAATAGATCCTATCCCGATACAAATTCCAATAGGTTCTGAAGAAAATTTTACAGGAGTTGTTGACTTGATAAAAAAGAAAGCTATCTATTGGAATGATATAGATCAAGGTATAACCTTCATATATGATAATATTCCCGATGATTTAAAAGAAATATCGGATCTATGGAATCAAAAATTAATAGAGTCTTCAGTAGAAAATAATGATGTTTTAATGGAAAAATATTTAGTTGGAGATGAATTGTCTGAATTAGACATTAAAAATTCTTTACGTCAACGTGTATTAAATAATGAAATAGTTTTAGTGACGTGTGGTTCTGCATTTAAAAATAAAGGAGTTCAAGCGTTACTAGATGCAATAATTGAATATTTACCTTCTCCTATAGATGTTTCTTCTATTAAAGGTATAACAAACAACAATGATGATAGTAAATTATCCACTGATTGTAATATTCGTTTTGCAAATGATAAAGAGGCATTTTCTGCATTAGCGTTTAAGATTGCTACGGATCCATTTGTAGGAAATTTGACTTTTTTTAGAGTATATTCAGGTGTTGTACGTTCTGGTGATGTTATTTATAATTCAGCAAAAAATAAAAAAGAACGTTTTGGTAGAATTGTCCAAATGCATGCTAATAAAAGAGAAGAAATAAAAGAAGTTAGAGCTGGTGATATTGCTGCAGCTATTGGTTTAAAAAGTGTAACTACTGGAGATACTTTATGTGATCCTGCTAAAGTTATTGTGTTAGAAAAGATGGATTTTCCTGATCCTGTAATTTCCGTAGCAGTAGAACCAAAAACTAAATCTGATCAAGAAAAAATGAGTGTTGCATTGAATAGATTAACCAAGGAAGATCCTTCTTTTAAAGTAGGTGTTGATAATGAATCTAATCAAACAATTATTTCTGGTATGGGTGAATTACATTTAGAAATAATTGTTGATAGAATGAAAAGAGAATTTGGTGTAATCGCTAACGTTGGTAAACCTCAGGTATCTTATAGAGAAACTATTCGACGTTCTATAGAAAACATCGAGGGGAAATATATTAAACAATCTGGTGGAAGAGGACAATATGGTCATGTTGTTATAGATTTATTTCCATTAAAACCTCTTAGTAAATCTGGATATGTTTTTATAAACGACATAAAAGGAGGAGTTATTCCTGGAGAATACATTTCTGCAATTGATAAAGGAATACGAGAACAACTCATAAGCGGACCATTAGCTGGTTATCCTGTAGTAGATATTGGTGTTCGTTTGCATTTTGGTTCTTATCATGATGTAGATTCTTCTGAAATTGCATTTAAATTAGCAGCATCATTAGCTTTTAAGGATGCTTTTAAAAAAGCTAATCCAATTTTACTTGAACCAATAATGAAGGTAGAAATTGAAACTCCTGAAGAATACATGGGTGATGTTATAGGTGATTTAAATCGAAGAAGAGGTGTTATTGAAGGCATGAAAGATTTATCTTTGGGAAAATCTATTTGTGCTCAAGTCCCATTATCTTGTATGTTTGGTTATGCTACTGACGTGAGATCTCAAACTCAAGGTAGAGCTTCTTATTCTATGGAATTTTTAAAATATTCGGAAATGTCTGTTAATATTGCTGAATCTATTATTTCCTCACGAGAAAATAGATAG
- the rpsG gene encoding 30S ribosomal protein S7, with protein MPRRRGIGHRKILPDPKFSSEIVAKFINIIMIDGKKSIAEEIVYDALILLAKKIGKSELESLEMALENVRPTVEVKSRRVGGSTYQVPIEVRPVRRHALAMRWIIYAARKRSDKSMTIRLANELFDATEHKGSAVKKREDVHRMAEANKAFAHYRW; from the coding sequence ATGCCAAGACGTCGTGGTATTGGTCATAGAAAAATTTTACCAGATCCTAAGTTTTCTTCAGAAATTGTAGCAAAATTTATTAATATTATAATGATTGATGGTAAAAAATCCATTGCTGAAGAGATTGTTTATGATGCTTTAATTTTATTAGCTAAGAAAATTGGAAAATCTGAATTAGAATCATTAGAAATGGCGTTAGAAAATGTACGTCCTACTGTAGAAGTTAAATCTCGTCGTGTTGGTGGTTCAACTTATCAAGTTCCAATAGAAGTTCGTCCAGTACGACGTCATGCTTTAGCTATGCGTTGGATTATTTATGCCGCTCGGAAACGAAGTGACAAGTCAATGACTATAAGATTAGCTAATGAATTATTTGATGCAACAGAGCATAAAGGATCGGCAGTTAAAAAAAGAGAAGATGTGCATCGAATGGCTGAAGCTAATAAAGCTTTTGCTCATTATCGTTGGTAA
- the rpsL gene encoding 30S ribosomal protein S12: MTTVNQLVRQSRTRKLIKNNVPALNKCPQKRGVCIRVYTTTPKKPNSALRKVCRVRLTNGYEVTAYIGGEGHNLQEHSVILIRGGRVKDLPGVRYHVVRGALDCAGVKNRSKSRSKYGVKIKK, from the coding sequence ATGACTACAGTGAATCAGTTAGTTCGACAATCTAGAACGAGAAAATTAATAAAAAATAATGTTCCAGCATTGAATAAGTGTCCTCAAAAACGAGGAGTTTGTATTAGGGTATATACTACCACTCCTAAAAAACCTAATTCTGCATTACGCAAGGTATGTAGGGTTCGTTTAACAAACGGATATGAAGTAACTGCTTATATTGGTGGTGAAGGTCATAATTTACAGGAACATTCAGTTATTTTAATTAGAGGTGGTCGTGTAAAAGATTTGCCTGGAGTTCGTTATCATGTAGTTAGAGGAGCTTTAGATTGTGCAGGAGTAAAAAATCGAAGTAAAAGTAGGTCTAAATATGGAGTAAAAATAAAAAAATAG
- the tusB gene encoding sulfurtransferase complex subunit TusB, with the protein MLHILMRSPFETDMVLFINMLESLDDVLMLQNSVIMALEDNIFLKQLLSLSVFLYVLEDDLCARGLLKKISSCVQVIDYKKFVNLTEQHEKQILW; encoded by the coding sequence ATGTTGCATATTTTAATGCGTTCCCCATTTGAAACTGATATGGTATTGTTCATCAATATGTTAGAATCATTAGATGATGTATTAATGTTACAAAATAGTGTAATAATGGCATTAGAAGATAATATTTTTCTAAAACAATTATTATCTTTATCTGTTTTTTTATATGTTTTAGAAGATGATTTATGTGCTAGGGGGTTATTAAAAAAGATTTCTTCATGTGTTCAGGTAATAGACTATAAGAAATTTGTTAATTTGACTGAACAACATGAAAAGCAAATTTTATGGTGA
- the tusC gene encoding sulfurtransferase complex subunit TusC, producing the protein MKKNISFVFSCVPHGISYGREGLDLLLSISLIHSNISVFFIGDGIFQLFRFQKPEVILSRNYLPSFKILPLFGITKFYLCKQSLKDRGVFLNKDFILDISILSSSKIRMKLNDSNLIINF; encoded by the coding sequence ATGAAAAAAAATATTTCGTTCGTTTTTTCTTGTGTTCCTCATGGTATTAGTTATGGTCGCGAAGGTTTAGATTTATTGTTATCTATTTCTCTTATTCATAGTAATATTTCAGTTTTTTTTATTGGAGATGGAATTTTTCAGTTATTTAGATTTCAAAAACCAGAAGTTATTTTGTCACGAAATTATCTTCCTTCTTTTAAAATTTTGCCATTATTTGGTATTACTAAATTTTATTTGTGCAAACAATCATTAAAAGATAGAGGTGTTTTCTTAAATAAAGATTTTATTTTAGATATTTCAATTTTATCTTCTAGTAAAATCCGTATGAAATTGAATGATAGTAATTTAATAATTAATTTTTAA
- the tusD gene encoding sulfurtransferase complex subunit TusD, whose protein sequence is MNYTILVTGAPYGTQNSTTALLFCNALVASKNRLLSAFFYCDGVLNANGFISFSSDEYDLVRKWVILHKQHSVKLFVCMSAASRRGVVDVIVDKQQDNILKKSNLRSSFILTGLSKFSDYLEISDRIIRF, encoded by the coding sequence ATGAATTATACGATTTTAGTTACTGGTGCACCATACGGAACTCAGAATTCTACTACTGCATTACTATTTTGTAATGCACTAGTTGCTAGTAAAAATAGATTATTAAGTGCATTTTTTTATTGCGATGGAGTATTAAATGCTAATGGATTTATATCTTTTAGTAGTGACGAATATGATTTAGTTAGGAAGTGGGTTATATTACATAAACAACATTCAGTAAAATTATTTGTTTGTATGAGTGCTGCATCGAGAAGAGGTGTTGTTGATGTGATAGTTGATAAACAGCAAGATAACATTTTAAAGAAAAGTAATTTAAGATCATCTTTTATTTTAACTGGATTGAGTAAATTTTCAGATTATTTAGAAATTAGTGATCGAATTATACGATTTTAG
- a CDS encoding FKBP-type peptidyl-prolyl cis-trans isomerase — protein sequence MIEEIIFFGEIMAIFKNLFLIFFIIFLLFFYKKNLYADTFLINLRRDVVKNNLNSISNRQAYALGISLGKYINHSVNEQKKLGVILNRDSLLLGIRDSILGRSVFSEKEITLRLIQLEKKLKCAEELILKIQAKNNKIASEKYIKKALTKNHFKKTSSGLIFFVQKKGYGRKLQDDDVVTVHYKGSLVNGSEFDNSYKRGIPVSFPLNSVILGWQEGLKYIRKGGKITLIIPQNLTYVKYRTSEISKNLIFIFEIELINVKHK from the coding sequence ATGATTGAAGAAATAATTTTTTTTGGAGAAATTATGGCTATATTTAAAAATTTATTTTTAATTTTTTTTATAATTTTTTTATTATTTTTTTATAAAAAAAATTTATATGCTGATACATTTTTAATTAATTTAAGACGTGATGTTGTTAAAAATAATTTAAATAGTATTTCTAATAGACAGGCTTATGCTTTAGGAATATCGTTAGGAAAATATATTAATCATTCTGTTAATGAGCAAAAAAAGTTAGGAGTAATTTTAAATAGAGATAGTTTATTATTAGGTATAAGAGACTCTATTTTAGGAAGATCTGTTTTTTCTGAAAAAGAGATTACTTTAAGGTTAATACAATTAGAAAAAAAGTTAAAATGTGCTGAAGAGTTGATTTTAAAAATACAAGCTAAAAATAATAAAATTGCAAGTGAAAAGTATATTAAGAAAGCATTAACAAAAAATCATTTTAAAAAAACTTCTTCTGGTTTGATTTTTTTTGTTCAAAAAAAAGGTTATGGTAGAAAATTACAAGATGATGATGTTGTTACAGTTCATTATAAAGGGTCGTTGGTTAATGGTAGTGAATTCGATAACTCTTATAAACGTGGTATACCAGTATCGTTTCCTTTAAATAGTGTAATACTAGGATGGCAAGAAGGTTTGAAGTATATAAGAAAAGGTGGAAAAATAACATTAATTATACCTCAAAATTTGACATATGTAAAATATAGAACTTCTGAAATTTCTAAGAATTTAATTTTTATATTTGAGATAGAGTTAATAAATGTAAAACATAAATGA
- the tsgA gene encoding MFS transporter TsgA has product MKKKIHTIGLTCISFLSYSLIGALITVTGVILENISEYFNVTLTKMSNTFTFLNAGILCATILNSWFINIFKIKTQLIFGFISTIISLIILIHSNTLINFSLSLFMLGLISGSTMSIGTFLITNQYNQKARASMLLLTDSCFSMSGIIFPTITALIISNNIKWYWIYIIIGTIYSIIFLLAINIKFPKTFKKKFNITKKTWNIPIFCLSISALLYILGQLSFVSWMPEYTMQYIHLNINQSGQLASKFWMAYMIGMWFFSFILKFFNLKKIIITLSGLSSLLMYLFNNFYNYTLLNILILLLGFFSSAIYTIIITLASQQTCASSPKTINYILTSGTIGTLLTFILTGPIVKKYGIFSALITSNILYTIVFLSLIIFYFLTKKIRLI; this is encoded by the coding sequence ATGAAAAAAAAAATACACACAATAGGACTAACTTGCATTAGTTTTCTTTCCTATTCTTTAATAGGTGCTTTAATCACAGTTACTGGAGTCATTTTAGAAAATATTTCTGAATATTTTAACGTAACACTTACAAAAATGAGCAATACATTTACCTTTTTAAATGCTGGAATTCTATGCGCAACTATTTTAAATTCTTGGTTTATTAATATTTTTAAAATTAAAACACAATTAATTTTTGGATTCATATCCACTATTATTTCTTTAATAATTCTAATTCATAGTAATACTCTTATAAATTTTTCTTTAAGCTTATTTATGTTAGGATTAATTAGTGGAAGCACTATGTCTATAGGAACATTTTTAATTACTAATCAATACAACCAAAAAGCACGAGCTTCTATGCTGTTATTGACTGATTCATGCTTTAGCATGTCAGGAATAATATTTCCAACTATTACAGCCTTAATTATTTCAAATAATATAAAATGGTACTGGATATACATAATTATAGGTACAATTTACTCAATAATATTTTTATTAGCTATAAATATTAAATTTCCTAAAACTTTCAAAAAAAAATTCAATATAACAAAAAAAACATGGAATATTCCTATATTTTGTTTATCAATATCAGCTTTACTCTACATTTTAGGACAATTAAGTTTTGTATCGTGGATGCCTGAATATACCATGCAATACATTCATTTAAATATTAATCAATCTGGACAATTAGCTAGTAAATTTTGGATGGCTTACATGATAGGAATGTGGTTTTTTAGTTTTATATTGAAATTTTTTAATTTAAAAAAAATAATAATAACATTATCAGGTCTGTCTTCATTATTAATGTATTTATTCAATAATTTCTATAACTACACATTATTAAATATTTTAATATTATTATTAGGATTTTTTTCAAGTGCTATTTATACTATTATTATTACATTAGCTTCACAACAAACATGTGCATCTTCTCCTAAAACAATTAATTACATTTTAACTAGTGGTACAATAGGGACACTATTAACATTTATATTAACTGGACCTATTGTTAAAAAATATGGAATTTTTTCAGCTCTCATCACCTCAAATATACTATATACTATAGTATTTTTATCACTAATAATATTTTATTTTTTAACAAAAAAAATACGTTTAATTTAA
- the trpS gene encoding tryptophan--tRNA ligase — protein MIIKHVKKNVFSAIQPSGSLTIGNYIGVLREWIKIQQDYRCFYCIADLHAITVRRASNLLKKNILDVFAIYLACGINPSKSVVFLQSHVHEHSELHWLLTCYTYYGELSRMIQFKEKSLKYFKNINSGLLNYPILMASDILLYNTDLVPIGRDQKQHMELVCRIARRFNKLYGNIFKIPMSRIVHQGSNILSLSNPTKKMSKSDINVNGVIFLLDDIQSVIKKIKFAVTDSDTPPRIFYDMKNKMGISNLIDIFSGITGKEIVDIEREFYNKSYEFFKSEVARVVADFLIKFQKLYFNFRKNEEYLENLLNEGAKKASIHASVFLKKIKVLIGLF, from the coding sequence ATGATTATAAAACATGTAAAAAAAAATGTATTTAGTGCTATTCAACCTTCAGGTAGTTTAACTATAGGAAATTATATTGGAGTATTACGTGAATGGATTAAAATTCAACAGGATTATAGATGTTTTTATTGTATTGCAGATTTACATGCTATCACTGTTAGACGTGCTTCTAATTTATTAAAAAAAAATATTTTAGATGTATTTGCAATATATTTAGCATGTGGCATTAATCCAAGCAAAAGTGTTGTTTTTTTACAATCTCATGTTCATGAACATTCTGAATTACATTGGTTATTAACGTGTTATACTTATTATGGAGAACTTTCAAGAATGATTCAATTTAAAGAAAAATCGTTAAAATATTTTAAAAATATTAATTCTGGTTTGTTAAATTATCCTATTTTGATGGCTTCAGATATTTTGTTATATAATACTGATTTGGTTCCTATTGGACGTGATCAAAAACAACATATGGAATTAGTTTGCAGAATAGCTCGTCGTTTTAATAAATTGTATGGAAATATTTTTAAGATTCCGATGAGTAGAATTGTGCATCAGGGATCTAATATTTTATCTTTATCTAATCCTACAAAAAAAATGTCTAAATCAGATATTAATGTTAATGGTGTAATTTTTTTGTTAGATGATATTCAATCTGTAATCAAAAAAATTAAATTTGCAGTTACTGATTCTGATACTCCTCCTAGAATTTTTTATGATATGAAAAATAAAATGGGGATTTCTAATTTAATAGATATTTTTTCTGGTATAACTGGTAAAGAGATAGTTGATATAGAAAGAGAATTTTATAACAAATCGTATGAATTTTTTAAATCAGAAGTGGCAAGAGTAGTAGCTGATTTTTTAATTAAGTTTCAAAAATTATATTTTAATTTTAGAAAAAATGAAGAATATTTAGAGAATTTATTAAATGAAGGTGCTAAGAAAGCTAGTATTCATGCAAGTGTATTTTTAAAAAAAATAAAAGTTTTAATAGGATTATTTTAA
- the rpe gene encoding ribulose-phosphate 3-epimerase, which translates to MKNFLLASSILSADFSKLGEEICNVLDAGSDMIHFDVMDNHFVSNLTIGPLVLESLFKYKKIRYAKFDVHLMTSPVDDLVVKFAKLNVEVISFHPESTTNVNETIKLIKNYNCKVGLVLNPFASLNILNKFIDKIDLILLMSVNPGFPGQVFISSVLDKIRIVRNLINKSNRNILLEVDGGINKSNIFAIANCGVDIFVIGSAIFNTINYVETIRCLRNELKKVNFISRSVR; encoded by the coding sequence ATGAAAAATTTTCTTTTAGCTTCTTCTATTTTATCTGCTGACTTTTCGAAATTAGGTGAGGAAATTTGTAATGTATTGGATGCTGGTAGTGATATGATTCATTTTGATGTTATGGATAATCATTTTGTTTCAAATTTAACAATTGGTCCTTTAGTATTAGAGTCATTATTTAAATATAAAAAAATTCGTTATGCTAAGTTTGATGTACATTTAATGACTTCACCCGTAGATGATTTAGTGGTTAAATTTGCAAAATTAAATGTTGAAGTTATTTCTTTTCATCCAGAATCTACTACGAATGTAAATGAAACCATTAAGTTAATTAAGAATTATAATTGTAAAGTTGGATTGGTATTAAATCCTTTCGCTTCATTAAATATTTTGAATAAATTTATAGATAAAATTGATTTAATTTTATTAATGTCTGTAAATCCTGGATTTCCTGGTCAAGTATTTATTTCATCTGTATTGGATAAAATAAGAATAGTAAGAAATTTAATTAATAAGAGTAATAGAAATATTTTATTAGAAGTAGATGGTGGAATTAATAAAAGCAATATATTTGCAATTGCTAATTGTGGAGTTGATATTTTTGTAATAGGTTCTGCTATTTTTAATACTATAAATTATGTTGAAACCATAAGGTGTTTGCGTAATGAGTTGAAAAAAGTTAATTTTATTAGTAGAAGTGTACGTTAA
- the aroB gene encoding 3-dehydroquinate synthase translates to MLEKLIVNLKNNEYPIYIGFDLFSIKNIFFPIQSYTQVVIITNKIIFNLWNSSISYCLSKLRVKFSNITINDGEIYKNITIVEKIVSKLLEKSYSRDTVLIALGGGVIGDLSGFIASIYQRGIRFIQIPTTLLAQVDASIGGKTSVNHILGKNMIGSFWQPSSVIINLNFLSTLPKNQLISGMAEIVKYAISFDKKFFDWLEKNIKLLLDLDQKALFYCINKCCRIKKHIVEKDEKEINDRMLLNLGHTYGHAIETFLGYGKWLHGEAISVGMVMAAKTSELLGFLNKIDFIRIVTLLKRIGLPVTGPKNMCFQSYMLSFRRDKKVVSGLLRFVLPVSIGKVKIFSDVSEDVLISVIQKF, encoded by the coding sequence GTGTTAGAAAAGTTAATTGTAAATTTGAAGAATAATGAATATCCGATTTATATTGGATTTGATTTATTTTCCATCAAGAATATTTTTTTTCCTATTCAGTCGTATACTCAAGTAGTTATTATTACTAATAAGATAATATTTAATCTTTGGAATAGTAGTATCTCTTATTGTTTAAGTAAATTAAGAGTGAAATTTAGTAATATCACTATAAATGATGGAGAAATTTATAAGAATATTACTATTGTAGAAAAAATTGTATCTAAGTTATTAGAAAAATCATATAGTCGAGATACAGTTTTAATTGCATTAGGAGGTGGGGTAATTGGTGATTTGTCTGGTTTTATTGCTTCTATTTATCAAAGAGGAATTAGGTTTATACAAATTCCTACAACATTATTAGCACAGGTAGATGCTTCTATTGGTGGAAAAACTTCAGTAAATCATATTTTAGGAAAAAATATGATTGGTTCTTTTTGGCAACCTAGTTCTGTTATTATAAACTTAAATTTTTTATCTACGTTACCTAAAAATCAATTAATATCTGGAATGGCTGAAATTGTAAAATATGCTATTTCGTTCGATAAAAAATTTTTTGATTGGTTAGAGAAAAATATAAAATTACTTTTAGATTTGGATCAAAAAGCGTTATTTTATTGTATTAATAAATGTTGTAGAATTAAAAAACATATTGTTGAAAAAGATGAAAAAGAAATAAACGATAGAATGTTGCTTAATTTAGGGCACACTTATGGACATGCTATTGAAACATTTTTAGGATATGGTAAATGGTTGCACGGTGAGGCTATTTCAGTTGGGATGGTTATGGCTGCTAAAACTTCAGAATTGTTGGGATTTTTAAATAAAATAGATTTTATTAGAATAGTTACTTTATTAAAAAGAATTGGATTACCAGTTACAGGACCTAAAAATATGTGTTTTCAATCCTATATGTTAAGTTTTAGGAGAGATAAAAAAGTTGTGTCAGGTTTATTAAGATTTGTTTTACCAGTGTCAATAGGAAAAGTTAAAATTTTTTCTGATGTAAGTGAAGATGTATTAATATCAGTGATACAAAAATTTTAA
- the aroK gene encoding shikimate kinase AroK — MAEKRNIFLVGPMGAGKSTIGRKLAQKLHMEFFDSDQEIENRTGVDISWIFDIEGESGFRKREKLVINEIIDKTGIVLSTGGGSVLSSEIRNKLSSRGIVVYLETSIEKQLLRTKLDKKRPLLQIDNNMSIQSVLEVLADNRNPLYESIADITVHMNNKSIKATVCYIINLLKNYSV, encoded by the coding sequence ATGGCAGAGAAACGAAATATTTTTTTAGTTGGGCCTATGGGTGCAGGAAAAAGTACAATTGGTCGTAAATTAGCTCAAAAATTACACATGGAATTTTTTGATTCAGATCAGGAAATAGAAAACCGCACAGGTGTAGATATTAGTTGGATTTTCGATATTGAAGGTGAATCTGGTTTTAGAAAACGAGAAAAATTGGTAATTAATGAAATTATTGATAAGACAGGGATTGTACTATCTACTGGTGGAGGATCTGTGCTTTCTAGTGAAATACGAAATAAGTTATCATCTCGAGGGATTGTTGTTTATTTGGAAACTTCTATAGAAAAACAATTACTAAGAACAAAATTAGATAAAAAGCGTCCTTTGTTACAAATTGATAATAACATGTCTATTCAGTCAGTTTTGGAAGTATTAGCTGATAATAGAAATCCTCTATATGAATCAATAGCTGATATTACAGTACATATGAATAATAAAAGTATAAAAGCAACTGTATGTTATATTATTAATTTATTAAAAAATTATTCAGTGTGA
- the deoD gene encoding purine-nucleoside phosphorylase, with the protein MTTVHINAKKGDFSDCVLMPGDPFRARYIAKNYLKCVVEVTNVRSMLGYTGQYKGRRISIMSHGIGIPSCLIYVQELVFEYNVTKIIRIGTCGTCISHVNINDVIICLGASTDSKVNRLRFNDNDFSAVADFNLVCNLKIAAQNLGIKFHVGNFFSTDLFYNKNIHLLDLLKRYSILGIDMETAGMYSLAAELGIQSASICTVSDHLVTQEKIDYKKRESCLNNMIEVSLESLLLDDVN; encoded by the coding sequence ATGACAACTGTTCATATTAATGCTAAAAAAGGAGATTTTTCTGATTGCGTCCTTATGCCCGGAGATCCTTTTAGAGCAAGATATATAGCTAAAAACTATTTAAAGTGTGTTGTAGAAGTAACTAATGTTCGTTCTATGTTAGGTTATACTGGACAGTATAAAGGACGTCGAATTTCTATTATGAGTCATGGTATTGGTATTCCATCGTGTTTAATTTATGTACAAGAATTAGTTTTTGAATATAATGTAACAAAAATTATTCGTATTGGAACATGTGGAACATGTATTTCACATGTTAATATTAATGATGTTATTATTTGTTTGGGTGCATCTACTGATTCTAAAGTTAATAGATTAAGATTTAATGATAATGATTTTTCTGCAGTAGCTGATTTCAATTTAGTATGTAATTTAAAAATAGCTGCGCAAAATTTAGGTATAAAATTTCATGTAGGAAATTTTTTTAGTACTGATTTATTTTATAACAAAAATATTCATTTATTAGATTTATTAAAACGATATAGTATTTTAGGTATAGATATGGAAACAGCTGGTATGTATAGTTTAGCTGCTGAATTAGGAATACAATCAGCATCTATTTGTACTGTTTCAGATCACCTTGTTACTCAGGAAAAAATAGATTATAAAAAAAGAGAATCTTGTTTAAATAATATGATTGAAGTGTCTTTAGAATCTTTATTATTAGATGATGTTAACTAA